One Pectobacterium colocasium DNA segment encodes these proteins:
- the ascF gene encoding PTS cellobiose/arbutin/salicin transporter subunit IIBC: MSKNYAAVSRSIVDAIGGADNIAAVTHCMTRLRFVLKDNDAANVAELKAISGVLGVVKNDNQCQVIIGNTVSQAYAEVVKLLPEGADAEKAVPVNNKITLRRIGAGILDALIGTMSPLIPAIIGGSMVKLLAMILDMTGLFEKGASTITILNVIGDGAFFFLPIMVAASAAIKFKTNMSLAIAIAGVLVHPTFIDLMAKAAQGQQVVFMGLTVTAVKYTYTVIPALCMTWILSYIEKWVDRITPAVTKNFLKPMLIVLIASPIAIMLIGPIGIWIGSGISAVVYTVHDYLGWLSVAIMGAIWPLLVMTGMHRVFTPTIIQTIAETGKEGMVMPSEIGANLSLGGSSLAVAWRTKNPELRQTALAAAASAIVAGISEPALYGVALRLKRPLIACLITGFICGAVAGIGGLASHSMASPGLFTSVQFFDPANPMSIAWVFGVMILSVVISFFVTLLLGFEDIPVEEKPEEKHVQGEKASH, from the coding sequence ATGTCAAAGAATTATGCGGCTGTATCCCGTTCGATCGTTGATGCCATCGGTGGGGCTGATAACATCGCCGCCGTGACGCACTGTATGACCCGTCTGCGCTTTGTGCTGAAAGATAATGATGCGGCGAATGTGGCCGAATTGAAGGCGATAAGCGGCGTGTTGGGCGTCGTGAAAAATGATAACCAGTGCCAGGTCATCATCGGCAACACCGTTTCTCAGGCGTACGCCGAGGTGGTGAAACTTCTGCCAGAAGGTGCGGATGCTGAAAAAGCCGTGCCGGTGAACAATAAAATTACGCTGCGACGCATCGGCGCGGGCATTCTGGATGCGCTGATTGGCACGATGTCACCACTCATTCCAGCGATTATCGGCGGCTCGATGGTGAAACTGCTTGCCATGATCCTCGATATGACCGGGCTGTTTGAGAAGGGCGCGTCGACGATAACGATTCTGAACGTGATTGGCGACGGTGCGTTCTTCTTCCTGCCGATCATGGTGGCAGCGTCTGCGGCGATAAAATTCAAAACCAACATGTCTCTGGCGATTGCTATCGCCGGGGTACTGGTGCATCCGACGTTTATCGATCTGATGGCAAAAGCGGCGCAGGGTCAGCAGGTCGTGTTTATGGGGCTGACCGTCACGGCGGTGAAGTATACCTACACCGTGATTCCGGCGCTGTGTATGACCTGGATTCTGTCTTACATTGAAAAATGGGTAGATCGCATTACGCCAGCGGTGACCAAAAACTTCCTGAAGCCGATGTTAATCGTGCTGATTGCGTCTCCGATTGCCATCATGCTGATCGGCCCGATTGGGATCTGGATCGGTAGCGGTATTTCTGCGGTAGTGTACACCGTGCATGACTATTTGGGCTGGCTGTCCGTTGCCATCATGGGCGCTATTTGGCCGCTGCTGGTAATGACCGGTATGCACCGCGTGTTTACCCCGACTATCATTCAAACCATCGCCGAGACGGGTAAAGAAGGCATGGTGATGCCGTCTGAAATCGGCGCAAACCTGTCGCTGGGTGGGTCTTCACTCGCAGTTGCCTGGCGCACCAAAAACCCGGAACTGCGTCAGACCGCGCTGGCAGCAGCGGCGTCGGCGATTGTTGCCGGGATCTCTGAACCTGCGCTGTACGGCGTGGCTTTGCGCCTGAAGCGTCCACTGATTGCCTGTTTAATTACCGGCTTTATCTGTGGCGCCGTCGCGGGTATCGGCGGGTTGGCAAGCCATTCAATGGCCTCGCCGGGGCTGTTTACTAGCGTACAGTTCTTCGATCCTGCCAACCCGATGAGTATTGCCTGGGTATTCGGCGTCATGATTTTGTCTGTCGTGATTTCCTTCTTTGTCACCTTGCTGCTGGGCTTTGAAGACATTCCGGTAGAAGAAAAACCGGAAGAGAAACACGTACAGGGCGAAAAAGCGAGTCACTAA